Proteins from one Dehalococcoidia bacterium genomic window:
- the hisG gene encoding ATP phosphoribosyltransferase: MIKLALPTGDLRGPTARLLEQAGFANGDYANGSRALRLPLAAGPEDATMRVFRERDIPIQVALGNYDLGICSLAWIEELRLRFPQDELVLLRPLPFGQFAARLATDAETARRLGAPARWPGFAGLRIASDLPTLAEACALSARLPAARVIPIQGSGEAYPPEDADLVLLQTAAEAAISDRGLQPLLTVLSGEAWLIASRRSLGSRALAPVLARLLALPGGAPFGDGLQLPRLAAQPAPRTWDGWRRRPDLLRLAVPDGHQQRHACESLREAGLYFDGYSEAGFVRRPRSGVSGLDVKVIRPQDMPQQIALGNFDLAMTGRDVLREHLLAFPDSPVEEVVDLGRSRYGIAAVVDAALPADNIHEALATWRRAGRDVVRIASEYPNIADQYARSRHFGRYQVLPVAGASEGFVPEDAEVLIEGSETGKSIAANNLKIIEAVFESTNCLIAGRRTLPEAAEALRRRLVDGFRRAAAAPASR, from the coding sequence GTGATCAAGCTTGCACTGCCCACCGGCGATCTGCGCGGACCCACCGCTCGCCTGCTTGAGCAGGCCGGCTTCGCCAACGGCGACTACGCGAACGGCTCGCGCGCCCTGCGTCTGCCGCTTGCAGCCGGCCCGGAGGACGCCACGATGCGCGTCTTTCGCGAGCGCGACATTCCCATTCAGGTGGCGCTCGGCAACTATGACCTGGGCATTTGCAGTCTCGCCTGGATCGAGGAGCTGCGGCTGCGCTTTCCACAGGACGAACTGGTGCTGCTGCGACCGCTGCCCTTCGGGCAGTTCGCGGCGCGGCTCGCCACCGATGCCGAGACGGCGCGGCGGCTGGGGGCGCCGGCCCGCTGGCCGGGTTTTGCCGGGCTGCGGATCGCCAGCGACCTGCCCACGCTGGCCGAGGCCTGTGCGCTGTCGGCGCGGCTGCCGGCGGCGCGGGTGATCCCGATCCAGGGATCGGGCGAGGCGTATCCACCGGAGGACGCCGACCTGGTGCTGCTGCAGACTGCCGCCGAAGCTGCGATCTCTGATCGCGGCCTGCAGCCGCTGCTGACCGTTCTCTCCGGTGAGGCCTGGCTGATCGCCAGCCGGCGCAGTCTGGGCAGCCGCGCACTGGCCCCTGTGCTGGCGCGACTGTTGGCGTTGCCCGGGGGCGCGCCGTTTGGCGACGGCCTGCAACTGCCGCGGCTGGCAGCGCAGCCGGCGCCGCGCACCTGGGACGGCTGGCGGCGTCGCCCGGATCTCTTGCGCCTGGCCGTGCCGGACGGCCATCAGCAGCGTCACGCCTGCGAGAGCCTGCGCGAGGCGGGGTTGTACTTCGATGGGTACAGCGAGGCCGGCTTCGTGCGCAGGCCGCGCTCCGGCGTCTCGGGGCTGGATGTGAAGGTTATCCGGCCGCAGGATATGCCGCAGCAGATCGCCCTCGGCAACTTTGACCTCGCCATGACGGGGCGCGACGTGCTGCGCGAGCATCTGCTCGCCTTTCCGGACAGCCCGGTGGAAGAGGTCGTTGATCTCGGCCGCTCACGTTACGGAATCGCCGCCGTGGTGGACGCCGCCCTGCCCGCGGACAACATCCACGAGGCGCTGGCGACCTGGCGGCGAGCCGGCCGCGACGTCGTGCGCATCGCCTCGGAATATCCGAATATCGCCGATCAGTACGCGCGCAGCCGCCACTTCGGCCGCTACCAGGTGCTGCCCGTGGCCGGCGCCTCCGAGGGCTTCGTGCCTGAGGACGCGGAGGTGCTGATCGAGGGTTCGGAGACGGGCAAGTCGATCGCGGCGAACAATCTGAAGATCATCGAGGCGGTGTTCGAGTCCACCAACTGCCTGATCGCCGGCCGCCGAACGCTGCCGGAGGCCGCCGAGGCGTTGCGCCGGCGCCTCGTCGACGGTTTCCGGCGGGCCGCGGCCGCGCCGGCGTCGAGGTGA
- a CDS encoding zinc dependent phospholipase C family protein, which translates to MPPIFFHMAAARDLAQELDSAPLSSESGAYYLGATTPDIRVLTRGDRRETHYFDLDSLEHQDSVEEFFRANLHLADADRLDPQTAGFVAGYITHLVLDETYIESMYRPHFGQLSALGGSEQANMMDRLLQYELDRRRREARGEVDEIRDALSECALAVDVGFLDSETLRRWQEVAIDLTRHPPDWERFKFQGGRHLRQAWMDDPDAYHRFLETIPDLLQDTIRHVSTAHVDSFLEQSRERARVAVARYLGCAS; encoded by the coding sequence ATGCCGCCGATCTTCTTCCACATGGCCGCCGCCCGCGACCTGGCGCAGGAGCTGGACAGTGCCCCGCTCTCGTCCGAGAGCGGCGCCTACTACCTCGGCGCCACGACACCCGATATCCGCGTGCTCACCCGCGGCGACCGGCGCGAGACACACTACTTCGACCTTGACAGCCTCGAACACCAGGACAGCGTGGAGGAGTTTTTCAGGGCCAACCTGCATCTGGCGGACGCCGATCGGCTCGATCCGCAGACGGCGGGGTTCGTGGCGGGGTATATCACGCATCTTGTGCTGGACGAAACCTACATCGAGAGCATGTACCGGCCGCACTTCGGCCAGCTCTCGGCGCTGGGCGGGAGCGAACAGGCCAACATGATGGATCGCCTGCTGCAGTATGAGCTGGACCGGCGGCGGCGCGAGGCGCGCGGAGAGGTGGACGAGATTCGCGACGCGCTCAGCGAGTGTGCGCTGGCGGTAGACGTCGGTTTCCTTGATTCGGAGACCCTGCGCCGCTGGCAGGAGGTCGCGATCGACCTCACGCGGCACCCGCCGGACTGGGAACGGTTCAAGTTTCAGGGCGGCCGCCATCTGCGCCAGGCATGGATGGACGATCCAGACGCGTACCACCGCTTTTTGGAGACGATTCCTGACTTGCTGCAAGACACGATTCGCCATGTCTCGACGGCACACGTGGATTCGTTCCTCGAGCAGTCGCGCGAGCGGGCGCGCGTCGCGGTCGCGAGGTATCTCGGATGCGCATCGTAG
- the hisD gene encoding histidinol dehydrogenase, with the protein MRIVEGASEARRTILRRPALDEVEVPEHLRARDRALFGPGLSVEETVARIVRAVRDEGDAAVQRFNEALDGSAPRPLCVAKDEIRAAYRDPAITPELVSALREAAARIRTYHEAQLRHAQHGFHDGGLGQVVRPLQRAGVYMPGSAVVYPSSLLMTALPAIVAGVEEVYVCSAAGPDGRVPAIKLVAAEIAGCAGVFACGGAQAVAALAYGTESVPRVDKICGPGNIFVTLAKRRVIGVTGIDALYGPTETLVIADETADPVLCAADLIAQAEHDEIASPILITDSHPLAERVAIEVERQLKLIPRGPIAAAAFANRGGAVIARDMDEAFDLANEYAPEHMCLLMRDAGNYTERVRNAGGLFVGESSPEALADYIAGPSHVMPTGGSARYASPLTVSDFLKVTSVVALGDADLERLGPAAARIAHAEGLAGHARAIEVRLESR; encoded by the coding sequence ATGCGCATCGTAGAGGGCGCGTCGGAGGCGCGGCGTACGATCCTGCGCCGGCCGGCGCTCGACGAGGTTGAGGTGCCCGAGCATCTGCGCGCCCGCGATCGGGCGCTGTTCGGACCGGGGCTTTCGGTCGAGGAGACGGTGGCGCGGATCGTGCGCGCCGTGCGCGACGAGGGTGACGCCGCCGTGCAGCGCTTCAACGAGGCGCTCGACGGCTCGGCGCCACGGCCGCTCTGCGTGGCGAAGGACGAAATCCGCGCCGCATACCGCGATCCGGCGATCACGCCCGAGTTGGTCTCGGCGCTGCGCGAGGCGGCGGCGCGCATCCGCACGTACCACGAGGCGCAGCTGCGCCACGCGCAGCACGGCTTTCACGACGGGGGCCTGGGGCAGGTGGTGCGGCCATTGCAACGCGCCGGCGTCTACATGCCGGGATCGGCGGTCGTCTACCCCTCTTCGCTGCTGATGACGGCGCTGCCGGCGATCGTCGCGGGCGTGGAGGAGGTGTACGTCTGTTCGGCGGCAGGGCCGGACGGTCGCGTGCCGGCGATCAAGCTGGTGGCGGCGGAGATTGCGGGCTGCGCAGGTGTCTTCGCCTGCGGCGGCGCGCAGGCGGTTGCAGCGCTCGCCTACGGCACGGAGAGCGTGCCGCGGGTCGACAAGATCTGCGGGCCGGGCAACATCTTCGTGACGCTGGCGAAGCGGCGCGTGATCGGCGTCACCGGTATCGACGCGCTCTACGGGCCGACCGAGACGCTGGTGATTGCGGACGAGACGGCCGATCCGGTGCTTTGCGCGGCGGACCTGATCGCGCAAGCCGAACACGACGAGATCGCGAGCCCGATCTTGATTACCGACTCGCACCCCCTCGCCGAGCGCGTGGCGATCGAAGTCGAGCGGCAGCTCAAGCTCATCCCCCGCGGGCCGATCGCCGCGGCGGCCTTCGCCAACCGCGGCGGCGCCGTGATCGCGCGGGACATGGACGAGGCGTTCGATCTGGCGAACGAGTACGCGCCGGAGCACATGTGCCTCTTGATGCGCGACGCGGGCAACTACACCGAGCGGGTGCGCAATGCCGGCGGGCTGTTCGTCGGCGAGTCGTCGCCTGAGGCGCTGGCAGACTACATCGCCGGCCCGAGCCACGTGATGCCCACCGGCGGCAGCGCCCGCTACGCCTCGCCGCTGACCGTCTCAGACTTCTTGAAGGTGACGAGCGTGGTGGCTTTGGGCGATGCTGATCTCGAACGGCTGGGGCCGGCGGCGGCGCGCATCGCCCACGCCGAGGGGCTTGCCGGTCACGCGCGCGCGATCGAAGTGCGGCTGGAGTCACGCTGA
- the hisC gene encoding histidinol-phosphate transaminase, producing the protein MATARSESGNGGVLGLVRPEILSLPGYVAIEPPRVLAQRLGIPLETVAKLDANENPYGPAPKALAALDRFRDYHIYPDPDERELRQALARHLNLPVECIVASAGSDELIQIFASMFLGPGDNAIDLIPTFGMYAFEADVAGGGTLPVQRRADFSVDVGAVAERLDARTKLIFVTSPNNPTGNLLSREELEGLLGFGLPVMVDEAYIEFAGVPSAAPRVLEQPNLIVLRTFSKWAGLAGLRVGYAAMAAELAEVAFRIRQPYSVNVAAEVAAVASLEDAAVLDERAALVVQERERLNALLAGVPFLRPHPSHTNFILCDVLRGDARQLRDRLREHGVFIRHFDTPLLRDCIRISVGLPRHTEQLIEALQNVAAALGLA; encoded by the coding sequence ATGGCGACGGCACGATCGGAGTCCGGCAACGGCGGCGTGCTGGGATTGGTGCGCCCGGAGATCCTGAGCCTGCCCGGCTATGTGGCGATCGAGCCGCCGCGCGTGCTGGCTCAGCGGCTGGGCATCCCACTGGAGACGGTCGCCAAGCTCGATGCCAATGAGAACCCCTACGGACCGGCGCCGAAGGCATTGGCAGCGCTTGACCGCTTCCGCGACTATCACATCTACCCGGATCCGGACGAACGCGAACTGCGCCAGGCATTGGCGCGGCACCTGAACCTGCCCGTCGAATGCATCGTCGCCAGCGCCGGCAGCGACGAGCTGATCCAGATCTTCGCCAGCATGTTCCTCGGCCCGGGCGACAATGCCATCGACCTGATCCCGACCTTCGGCATGTACGCCTTTGAAGCCGATGTCGCCGGCGGCGGAACGCTGCCCGTACAGCGCCGCGCCGACTTCAGCGTGGACGTGGGCGCGGTGGCCGAGCGGCTGGATGCACGAACGAAGCTGATCTTCGTCACCTCGCCCAACAATCCGACGGGGAACCTGCTTTCGCGCGAGGAACTGGAGGGGCTGCTCGGCTTCGGCCTGCCGGTCATGGTCGACGAGGCGTACATCGAGTTTGCCGGCGTGCCCAGCGCGGCGCCGCGGGTGCTGGAGCAGCCGAACCTCATCGTGCTGCGCACCTTCAGCAAGTGGGCAGGCCTTGCGGGGCTGCGCGTGGGCTACGCGGCGATGGCGGCGGAGCTGGCCGAGGTCGCCTTCCGCATCCGTCAGCCGTACAGCGTCAACGTGGCCGCGGAGGTCGCGGCGGTGGCGTCGCTGGAGGACGCGGCGGTGCTGGACGAGCGCGCGGCGCTGGTCGTGCAGGAGCGCGAGCGGCTGAATGCGCTGCTGGCCGGAGTTCCCTTTCTGCGGCCGCATCCGTCTCACACCAACTTTATCCTTTGCGATGTACTGCGCGGCGATGCCCGCCAGCTACGTGACCGGCTGCGCGAGCATGGCGTCTTCATCCGCCATTTCGACACGCCGCTGCTGCGCGACTGCATCCGTATCAGCGTCGGCCTGCCCCGCCACACCGAGCAGTTGATCGAGGCGCTGCAAAACGTAGCGGCGGCGCTCGGCCTCGCCTGA
- a CDS encoding DUF4331 domain-containing protein produces MSSHREAPEISADPVADNTDLYAFVSPDRPDTVTIIANYIPLEEPAGGPNFFNFGDDVLYEILIDNNADGVAEITYQFRFTTQMTNPNTFLYNTGPIASLTDKNWNLRQTYSVTRVDGDRHSGKATVLADGVPCPPCNIGPRSTPNYEALAASATTQLQSGETVFAGQRADAFWVDLGSIFDLGALRPVQMLHLIPLANAPGRNSVAGYNVHSIAIQIPKTLLTMDGSGATDPAAATSVIGVWAAASRQRAMMRNGPGQANQHAGDWVQVSRLGNPLINEAIIPMSQKDAWNYADPKDDAQFVASYQHPELATLLPVLYPTAFPNLAALNASGAARADLVAVLLTGIPSGIVPGFQNNTGTTQADLLRLNMAIPPTAQPNKLGLAAGDAAGFPNGRRLSDDITTIELRAVAGLLYPLIDKSFKPDDATSAIADGTVPDAPLLSSFPYIGTPFDGFDSEHAKPGPALAS; encoded by the coding sequence ATGTCCTCGCACAGGGAAGCCCCTGAGATCTCGGCGGACCCGGTCGCCGACAACACGGACCTCTACGCCTTTGTCAGCCCCGATCGTCCGGACACGGTCACGATCATCGCCAACTACATTCCGCTGGAAGAGCCCGCGGGTGGGCCAAATTTCTTCAACTTCGGCGATGATGTGTTGTACGAGATCCTGATCGACAACAACGCCGACGGCGTGGCGGAGATCACCTACCAGTTCCGCTTCACCACGCAGATGACGAATCCCAACACGTTCCTCTACAACACCGGCCCGATCGCATCACTGACCGACAAGAACTGGAACCTGCGGCAAACCTACTCCGTGACGCGCGTGGATGGCGACCGCCACTCCGGCAAGGCCACCGTGCTTGCCGACGGCGTGCCCTGCCCGCCCTGCAACATCGGCCCACGCTCGACGCCAAACTACGAGGCGCTTGCGGCATCGGCGACCACGCAGCTTCAAAGCGGCGAGACGGTGTTCGCCGGACAGCGCGCCGACGCGTTCTGGGTCGACCTTGGCTCGATCTTCGACCTCGGCGCCTTGCGGCCGGTGCAGATGCTGCACTTGATTCCGCTGGCCAACGCGCCGGGGCGGAACTCGGTCGCCGGCTACAACGTGCATTCGATCGCCATCCAGATCCCGAAGACGCTGCTGACCATGGACGGCTCCGGCGCCACGGACCCGGCGGCGGCCACCTCGGTGATCGGCGTCTGGGCCGCGGCCAGCCGCCAGCGCGCGATGATGCGCAACGGCCCCGGCCAGGCGAACCAGCACGCCGGTGACTGGGTGCAGGTCTCGCGCCTGGGCAACCCGCTGATCAACGAAGCGATCATCCCCATGAGCCAAAAGGACGCGTGGAACTACGCCGATCCGAAGGACGATGCGCAGTTCGTCGCCTCGTATCAGCATCCAGAGCTGGCCACGCTGCTGCCGGTGCTCTATCCGACGGCGTTCCCGAACCTGGCGGCGTTGAACGCCAGCGGCGCGGCCCGCGCCGACCTGGTCGCGGTGCTGCTGACCGGCATCCCTTCCGGCATCGTGCCCGGCTTCCAGAACAATACGGGAACGACCCAGGCCGACCTGCTGCGGCTGAATATGGCGATTCCGCCGACGGCGCAGCCGAACAAGCTGGGGCTTGCCGCCGGGGACGCCGCGGGCTTCCCCAACGGCCGCCGGCTGAGCGACGACATCACGACGATCGAGCTGCGCGCCGTCGCCGGGCTGCTCTACCCGCTGATCGACAAGAGCTTCAAGCCCGACGATGCCACTTCAGCGATCGCCGACGGCACCGTGCCCGACGCGCCGCTGCTCAGCAGCTTCCCCTACATCGGCACGCCGTTCGACGGCTTCGACAGCGAGCACGCCAAGCCGGGGCCGGCGCTGGCATCGTGA
- the purS gene encoding phosphoribosylformylglycinamidine synthase subunit PurS has protein sequence MRYQARIRVTLKKVVNDPQGLTVRGALHSLGFAAVQNVRVGKYLELALDAADEAAAREQVGEMCRKLLANPVIEEFSYEVNAAS, from the coding sequence ATGCGCTATCAGGCCAGGATCCGCGTGACCTTGAAGAAGGTCGTGAACGACCCGCAGGGGCTCACCGTGCGCGGCGCGCTGCATTCGCTCGGCTTTGCCGCGGTGCAGAACGTGCGGGTCGGCAAGTATCTGGAACTGGCGCTGGACGCCGCGGATGAAGCCGCCGCGCGCGAGCAGGTGGGCGAGATGTGCCGTAAGCTGCTCGCCAATCCTGTGATCGAAGAGTTCAGCTACGAGGTGAACGCCGCGAGCTAG
- a CDS encoding phosphoribosylaminoimidazolesuccinocarboxamide synthase: MVDVLMQAEIPGIQPLHRGKVRDTFDLGDRLLMVATDRVSAFDVIMAQGIPGKGELLSRLSAFWFEKVDSVVPTHLLRIATGAPDDELPFALPPALAGRSLIVRKAERINAECIVRGYLAGTAWAEYRRSGAVCGMRLPPDLEESQQLPEPIFTPSTKEEHGHDRNISYAEFVQLVGHDAANVIRLRSLATYRFAAEYARRRGLILADTKFEFGFIDGELCLIDEALTPDSSRFWPLDGYRPGRPQPSFDKQLLRDWLSASGWNKEPPPPALPAEIVQRTSAAYQQAYRRLTGTAPA; this comes from the coding sequence ATGGTCGACGTGCTCATGCAGGCAGAGATTCCGGGCATACAGCCGCTGCATCGCGGCAAGGTGCGCGACACCTTCGACCTGGGCGACCGGCTGCTGATGGTGGCGACGGATCGCGTCTCCGCCTTTGATGTGATCATGGCCCAGGGCATTCCCGGCAAAGGCGAGCTGCTCAGCCGGCTCTCCGCCTTCTGGTTCGAGAAGGTCGATTCGGTTGTGCCCACCCACCTCCTGCGCATCGCCACGGGAGCGCCCGACGATGAGCTGCCCTTCGCTCTGCCGCCGGCGCTCGCCGGCCGTTCGCTGATCGTGCGCAAGGCCGAGCGTATTAACGCCGAATGCATCGTGCGCGGCTACCTGGCGGGCACGGCATGGGCGGAGTACCGGCGGAGCGGCGCGGTCTGCGGGATGCGCCTCCCGCCCGACCTGGAGGAGAGCCAGCAACTACCCGAGCCGATCTTCACACCCTCCACCAAGGAGGAGCACGGCCACGACCGCAACATCAGCTACGCCGAGTTCGTGCAGCTCGTCGGGCACGACGCCGCCAACGTGATCCGGCTGCGCAGCCTCGCCACGTACCGATTCGCCGCCGAGTACGCGCGGCGGCGCGGCCTGATCCTGGCCGACACCAAGTTCGAGTTCGGCTTCATCGACGGTGAGCTCTGCCTGATCGACGAAGCGCTCACCCCGGATTCGAGCCGCTTCTGGCCGCTGGACGGCTACCGGCCCGGCCGGCCGCAGCCCAGCTTTGACAAGCAGCTGCTGCGCGACTGGCTGAGCGCCAGCGGCTGGAACAAGGAGCCGCCGCCGCCCGCGTTGCCGGCCGAGATCGTGCAGCGCACCTCGGCGGCGTATCAGCAAGCCTACCGGCGACTTACCGGTACAGCGCCGGCATAA
- the purB gene encoding adenylosuccinate lyase has protein sequence MIERYARPQMRRIWSEKNKLEQWLAVEKAAVRAWAELGEIPRADAEAVQRARVDEEAVNRYQAETHHDMTAFLRSVADSLGPESRWVHHGLTSSDVMDTATSLQLIAAADLLLDELARLEAVLGRRAIEFKDTLMMGRTHGVHAEPMTFGLKLALWTDETRRNIARLQEARRVVAVGKISGPVGTHASVPPRVEELTCAALGLDVAPVSNQVIQRDRHAQFVTTLALIGASLEKFATEIRALQRTELLEAEEPFVAGQTGSSSMPHKRNPEKAERVCGLARVLRGYMVTATENVALWHERDISHSSAERIILPDACGLLDYSLHLFTGIIEGLQVYPEQMRENVELTQGLTFSPQVLLALVEKGMLREAAYKIVQRNSMAAWQQRRPLKALLAADPEVTQRLSPDELDRLFDYGYYVKHIDAAFQRLGLLAGVPA, from the coding sequence GTGATCGAGCGCTATGCCCGGCCGCAGATGCGCCGCATCTGGTCGGAGAAGAACAAGCTGGAGCAGTGGCTCGCAGTGGAGAAGGCCGCCGTCCGCGCGTGGGCCGAGCTGGGCGAGATCCCCCGGGCCGACGCCGAAGCGGTGCAGCGCGCCCGCGTAGACGAGGAAGCGGTCAATCGCTACCAGGCCGAAACGCACCACGACATGACCGCCTTCCTGCGCTCGGTCGCGGACAGCCTTGGGCCGGAGAGCCGCTGGGTGCACCACGGCCTCACCTCCTCCGACGTGATGGACACGGCCACCAGCCTGCAACTGATCGCCGCCGCCGACCTGCTGCTGGACGAGCTGGCGCGGCTCGAAGCCGTGCTCGGCCGGCGGGCGATCGAGTTCAAAGACACGCTGATGATGGGCCGTACGCACGGCGTGCACGCCGAGCCGATGACCTTCGGCCTCAAGCTGGCGCTGTGGACGGACGAAACACGGCGCAACATCGCCCGGCTGCAGGAGGCGCGGCGGGTGGTCGCGGTGGGCAAGATCAGCGGCCCGGTGGGCACGCACGCGTCCGTGCCGCCGCGCGTCGAAGAGCTGACCTGCGCGGCGCTCGGCCTCGACGTTGCGCCGGTCTCCAACCAGGTGATCCAGCGCGACCGCCACGCGCAGTTCGTGACCACGCTGGCGCTAATCGGCGCCTCGCTGGAAAAGTTCGCCACGGAGATCCGCGCCCTGCAGCGCACGGAGCTGCTCGAAGCTGAGGAACCGTTCGTCGCCGGCCAGACCGGCTCGAGCTCGATGCCGCACAAGCGCAATCCAGAGAAGGCCGAGCGTGTTTGCGGACTGGCGCGCGTGCTGCGCGGCTACATGGTGACCGCGACGGAGAACGTGGCGCTCTGGCATGAGCGCGACATCTCGCACTCCTCCGCCGAGCGCATCATCCTGCCCGACGCTTGCGGCCTGCTGGATTATTCGCTGCACCTGTTCACGGGCATCATCGAGGGCTTGCAGGTCTATCCGGAGCAGATGCGCGAAAACGTCGAGTTGACGCAGGGGCTCACCTTCTCTCCGCAGGTATTGCTGGCGTTGGTCGAGAAGGGGATGCTGCGCGAAGCGGCATACAAGATCGTGCAGCGAAACAGTATGGCCGCCTGGCAGCAGCGCCGGCCGCTCAAAGCGCTTCTCGCCGCCGATCCGGAGGTAACACAGCGCCTTTCGCCCGACGAGCTGGACCGCCTGTTCGACTACGGCTATTACGTCAAGCACATCGACGCGGCGTTCCAGCGGCTGGGCCTGCTGGCCGGCGTACCGGCGTGA
- a CDS encoding cupin domain-containing protein produces MLTTRGSVRPVEMFPGVSRRTLNSGDNATLVEVSIAAGAVVPEHTHPHEQIGYLASGRLRFVIGDEVRALEPGDSWLVPGGVPHVVTALADSIAVDVFSPVRHEYL; encoded by the coding sequence ATGCTCACCACGCGTGGAAGCGTCCGGCCGGTGGAGATGTTTCCCGGCGTCTCGCGGCGCACCCTGAACAGCGGCGACAACGCCACGCTGGTGGAAGTCAGCATCGCCGCCGGCGCGGTCGTGCCGGAGCACACGCACCCGCACGAGCAGATCGGCTACCTGGCAAGCGGCCGCCTGCGCTTCGTGATCGGCGACGAGGTGCGTGCGCTGGAGCCTGGCGATAGCTGGCTTGTGCCCGGAGGCGTGCCGCACGTCGTCACCGCCCTCGCGGACAGCATCGCCGTCGACGTGTTCTCGCCCGTGCGCCACGAGTATCTGTGA
- the purD gene encoding phosphoribosylamine--glycine ligase, translating into MAHMNVLIVGAGAREHALAWKLRQSPLLTDLFVAPGNAGTDAVARNLPVKELDFAGLRQAAVEHAVELVVIGAEVPLAGGLADYLLKRGLLVFGPTRAAAEIESSKVWSKELMRRSGIPTAAARAFDDAEAARRFVLASERPPVVKADGLAAGKGVVVAETQTEALAAIDTAMNGGAFGDAGRRLVLEERLSGVEVSAHAFSDGVRALPMPFACDHKRIFDGDRGPNTGGMGAFSPPPFVDRPLADEIQATVSQRAISALREAGRPFRGALYPGLMLTDSGPHVIEFNCRFGDPETQVIVPRLCSDLLPILLGAARGDLSEAAPKWDDGACVGVVIASGGYPGGYQTGQPIDGLDQLDQDILAFHAGTARDGERVLTAGGRVLTVVGRGATIAAARERVYANVGRIRFEGAQYRRDIGLRGL; encoded by the coding sequence ATGGCGCATATGAACGTGCTGATCGTCGGCGCGGGCGCGCGCGAGCACGCGCTCGCCTGGAAGCTACGCCAGAGCCCCCTGCTCACGGATCTATTCGTTGCGCCCGGCAACGCCGGCACCGACGCCGTCGCGCGTAATCTCCCGGTCAAAGAGCTGGACTTCGCCGGGCTGCGCCAGGCCGCGGTCGAGCACGCCGTTGAACTTGTGGTGATCGGTGCCGAAGTACCGCTGGCCGGCGGGCTGGCCGACTACCTGCTGAAACGAGGCCTGCTCGTCTTCGGTCCGACCCGCGCCGCGGCCGAGATCGAGTCGAGCAAGGTATGGTCCAAAGAGCTGATGCGGCGCAGCGGCATCCCGACCGCCGCGGCGCGGGCCTTTGACGACGCCGAGGCGGCACGCCGCTTCGTTCTGGCCAGCGAGCGGCCGCCGGTGGTTAAAGCCGACGGTCTCGCGGCGGGCAAGGGCGTGGTCGTGGCCGAGACGCAAACCGAAGCGCTGGCGGCGATTGACACGGCCATGAACGGCGGCGCCTTCGGCGATGCAGGCCGGCGGCTCGTGCTGGAAGAGCGGCTGAGCGGCGTCGAGGTCAGCGCCCACGCCTTCAGCGACGGAGTGCGCGCCCTGCCAATGCCCTTCGCCTGCGATCACAAGCGCATCTTTGACGGCGATCGCGGTCCCAACACGGGCGGCATGGGCGCCTTCTCGCCGCCGCCGTTCGTCGATCGGCCGCTTGCAGACGAGATTCAGGCCACCGTAAGCCAGCGGGCGATCAGCGCCCTGCGCGAGGCCGGCCGCCCCTTCCGCGGCGCCCTCTACCCGGGCCTGATGCTCACCGACAGCGGCCCGCACGTGATCGAGTTCAACTGCCGCTTCGGCGACCCCGAGACCCAGGTGATCGTGCCGCGCCTGTGCTCTGACCTGCTGCCCATCCTGCTCGGCGCCGCCCGGGGAGACCTATCCGAAGCGGCGCCAAAGTGGGACGACGGCGCCTGCGTCGGCGTGGTGATCGCCTCGGGCGGCTACCCCGGCGGCTACCAGACCGGTCAGCCAATCGACGGGCTTGATCAGCTTGATCAAGACATCCTCGCGTTCCACGCCGGCACAGCCCGCGACGGCGAGCGCGTACTGACGGCCGGCGGACGCGTGTTGACCGTCGTCGGGCGCGGTGCGACGATCGCGGCGGCACGGGAGCGGGTCTACGCAAACGTCGGCCGCATTCGCTTCGAGGGGGCGCAATACCGGCGCGACATTGGCCTGCGCGGCCTCTGA